In Heteronotia binoei isolate CCM8104 ecotype False Entrance Well chromosome 1, APGP_CSIRO_Hbin_v1, whole genome shotgun sequence, the genomic window AAATGGAAACCAGGTTTCTGTaaaataatttttgttttgtggGAATTTCTTCCTGAACAATCTGCCTAGCTAGTTTATCCGAAAtggcagtattccaaatgatggGTTAGTTTGTTCATAAATTGTTGTGTAGGTTTTGGATGAAATAAAGCGGCAGCTTTGATGTCTCGTTTCTCACACTGTATCAATAAACACTCATTACAATGCAGGCCTTAGAGagaaaaataatttatttatgcTAATTCTTTATTAATGTGCCAGCTTTCCAGTCCTTTGGGATAAGTGATGTGCCTTTTTTCCAGGTAATGAAAGAAATGTTAACTAAACTGTCTGCAGGTGGTAGTTGTTGTGCGTTTGTTGCATCTGCAAGGAATTAGGAGGCATCATTCTGAGTTACAGCTCCAGAAACTTATCTCTAAATGATTGCCATTCACCAGGTAGTTTGTTATAgttatgggcaggggtggaattctatcaggagttcctttgcatattaggccacaccccctgatgtagccagtcctccaagagcttacaaaaaagagccttgtaagctccaggaggattggctacatcaggggtgtgtggcctaatatgcaaaggagctcctgctagaattccacccctggttatggacgaggcttttttttctggaaaaagtggTGCTGAAACTCACAAGAGGGGAATGAAGGGGAAGCACATAGGTGCCCCTCAtggacttttaaacatttttggagaATTTCGTTTCCACAAAAACATTCTGGTGAATTCCCCTTGGGAAAAATAACCCTGGTTATGGGTTACTCCTATGATGCTTCTTTTCACTGCTGGTAAAGTACTTAAATGTCATTGTATAGCACGTGGgtgtcaaacttgcttaatgtagaagccacataggataaatgtcagatgcttgagagccgcaatacatgaatgtcagatgtttgagagctgcaagtttgcaagatggagggaaggagggaagggaagggaagggaggagaggggtggaaagaaagcaactttaaatgcattctccaagctgatggttggcttggcttggagaagtgatttaaacagacaaatgcattctccaagctggctgatgggctgctgggggcttcaagagccacacaatatgtgtgaaagagccacatggggctcccaacccacagtttggccatccctgctctagcaaGAAAGATTAAACAATTAGGGGGTTAATAAAACACATCTGACCAACGGGAAATGTGTTTATCACAAGAGTAGGTCTGTCCTCTGCTCTGAACCCTGCAGTCTGGAGTTCATGAATTATTCCCATGACACTATTGGTCTTTTCAGTGTCatgtaagcaggggtcatttcacagaaaaaagaggtgccagagcataTTAGCACAACCCATTTGCTTAACTGATCTGCATATACCACATACCCTTGACATCACAAGAaggcgtactaaattatatcagctcagcatctatcttaaaatacttcttgagaTATAACTgccctaataaaaccttactcccatccagtgttccctctaagctgagttagtgagctagctcacagttttttagcctcttcaCACACATTTTCCtattagctcaagaaggatggccccagagccaagtaatttatgcagtagctcacaattttaatgccactagctcatgaagtagaatttttgcttgcaagactccacagcttagaacaggggtggccaatctgcagctcaggagccacacgtggctctttcacacatattgtgtggctcttgaagcccccactgccctgccggccagcttggagaaggcatttctctctttaaatcacttctataagccaagccagctgacttccggggaggaaaatggcgagctgagttgtctctcgtaacgggagcaagctgaaggtcttgttcggggtagtggagggcaaaccaaagcccactgcctacctttctcagtgagagaaaggtccaagacttgcactaaaaactttagaagagatttaccttggctgaaaaggagctttggagaagggtcctttgaggctttgaggagtctcagaagtttgcaaaattatcgtctgcaagatctctcagagccatggatttggcataagctcgtcacgatcctaaccttctgggacatttttaaacaactaaagtcttggaagaccagtggaacttggataaacagaggaaaaaaggtacagaaactcttctttcactccggagctatttacagactaaagagacgttttaaaggtggaaataaggggaaaatataaaacttgcaagtagaagaagggaagggtgaagtttggactattttgacataaaagactgttaaaaactgctaaaaattgaagagaaatcattgttgtgtctacttacgatttgtggaatgtaaacaaccatactgcgcaggaatatactggaacagtcctctaactctactgagcaagacaggaagtgcgtcaagcaatctataaggttgaaggtgacagagacaggaagcagtaaagaaaaaagcctactctacatcatagagaaacatcggcagccattgctgggaggtccaatttaaaacatcgttttaaaaagatttgggactttaaaaagtgacagaaacgacagggaaaagggtaagaagataagaactattgactacattattggtgggcccctggggtgattttaaaagggggaaaaaaatctttaaaaggagaaaaaatcgcggccgccattttggattttttaaagacttttttgttaaatatctttgctttgggggctcagaaaccagcgaaattgggcttgctggaaagggcaagccctgctctattgaacctgactgtcagattttaaattggtgaggtcaaaaatttcgtcatttttttaaaggggaaaaattcttcaaaaatttatatctgggcctgggaagctcagaagaaaacagaacaaagtttaattgagagagaaaatttagaccttctgaacttggtagtcaaacttgcaaattgtgcgacggaaatttttggtattttaattgcatcccccttgctctttgcttaaatgtcagagcccaggcagctccgaacaagagccctttcattagaaaaaatgcaagaccaaatggaggctatggaagccaggattatgaaaggagttaagaaaatgatggaagagttgaaggaagaacttactacagtgattaaaaaagaagtggatgacctcaaaaaccaaattgggaaaatagacaagaaagtacaggaggtggaggagaaagttaaaacacatgataccaccttgctgaaagtacaagaaaaagtgacgattcacgactgcaaattaatggaaaatcagctacgtttgagaggagtacctgaggaagagaatgatgatttgaaagatatataacaaacataatcgcagaattcttagaagaagaccctgataagactaaaagcatgtatgatcacatgtatagagtcaactcgttatatgccaaaaaaaataacttaccaagagatgtggttgtaagattcatgacaaaggaaatggtgggaaggattatgaagagaaactttgaacaatcattgatagtaagaggtagcagagtgagaattatgaaggagctaccgaaagaagtgataaatgacaggagaacatataaaaagttgacagaaaaattgaaagacaatggcacaaggtatagatggataatccccgagggtgtgagctttgaacttcaggggaagagagtcacgatcacaaatgcccgagaattgaggagattttttgaagaaaataaagaatttgcaccatgatggattacaaactattgtcttggaatgttaatggactaaattcaccacaaaaaagaagggcaacttttcattggattaaaaagcaaaattgtaatataatttgtttgcaagaagtccacattaaacaaaaggattataaatttttatggaacaaacaattgggaagggaatttttttcgttagctgaccagaaaaaaaggggagtagttttttatattaaacaagacctggagccaaaattggtatttaaagataaggatggaagatttgtagcagtggaaataacatcaaatgggaaaaaaacgctgttattgggactatatgcacctaatggtgcaaaagatgttttttttaaagacattacacaacaactagatgagttgacctacgatcaaatactcttaatgggagattttaatggaacagttgagaactcattggatagatccggagggaaaaaaaatagtggaaaagaaggaaaattgccaaagtctttttttgaattagtaaaacaggaaaatttggaggacatatggagaaagtttaaccctgaagtgcgggactatacttttttttctgcaagacataagacattttctagaattgacatgctatggggaaccagagatttaggcctcataacaagaaagatagagattttgcctaaaattggcactgaccataacccaataatgtggattacaaaactgtccaaaagattgagaagatggagattgaatgaagacttgctacagaacaaagaaacagtgactttcctaggaaaagaaactaaagaatttttccaagtgaatgataaagaagatatcgattttcagacggtctgggatgcttataaagcagtaatgagagggttgctgattactttgaacaataaagataaaagggaaaaagaaaaacaactactggatattcaaaatgaaataaagaaaaaagaaagagagctgaggaaaagaccagggaaaaagaaaattctaagggaaatttcaatattgcaaactcaactaagacatttattaaacaaagaagtagaatggaatttgaaaaggctccagcaaaaatcgtttgaaggagcaaataagacggggaaatacttggcgtggcagctgaaaaaaaagagggaaaataaaataattaatagaattgtgatagatgaaagagacgtagttactcaagagggaataaaaagagaattttttaagtattatgccaagctgtttaaaggtgctgaagtaaagagaaaaaagatagatgaatatctacagaaaataaaaattgagccattaactgagaatatgagaaaaattttgaatgacccaattgaaaaaatagaaattgaggcagcaatcaacgtgatgaaaaatgataaagctcccgggccagacggttatacagccaagtattttaaaatgtttaaagatgaattaataccaaaattacagaagctgatgaatgcaataagagtcaaagggaaggtaccaaatacatggaaagaagctgttatttctttgatacctaaagaagaaagagatgttacaaatgtgaaaaattacagaccaatttcacttttgaacaatgattataaaatatttacaagaattctggcagaacgtcttaagcaatatttgataaattttataaaagaggaccaagccggttttcttcccaaaagacaaataagagacaatattagaactgttgtaaatattgtagaatattatgaaagacatccagaaaaggaagtagcgctattctttgcggatgcagaaaaagcatttgacaatttaaattgggactttatgtttgcagtgatggaaaaaatggagcttggagaaagttttataagaatgataaaggcaatatattctgaacaaagtgcaaggctgtgcatcaacgcagatcttacagatgaaatgaaaattagtaaaggtaccagacaaggctgcccgctttcgccattgctgtttataatgactcttgaaattttactaatgcagattcaagaagaaaaagatttagaaggactacaaataaaaggatttacctataaatacagagcatttgcagatgatataatgtttataaatgaaaatcctttacaagttacacctttgttgttaatgagaatacaagagtttggggagttggcgggactttatataaacaaagaaaaatcaaaaatcttatgtaagaatatgcagaaaaatagacaacaagaactacaaagactaacgggttgtgaagttacctctaaggtaaaatacctaggggtagagataacaatgaaaaatattgatttgtttaagaacaattatgaaaagctatggcgtaaaatagaagaagatatgctaaagtggaacaagctcaatttgtcactgttgggtagaatagctgcagtaaaaatgaatattttaccaaggattatgtatctgtttcaaaccatccccattgtgaaagatgctaagcaatttgataaatggcgaagaaaaatttcggaattcgtgtgggccgggaggaaacctagaattaaaatgaaagtcctgatagatgcgaaagagagaggtggattccaattaccagatttgaaactgtatcatgaagcaatttgtttagtatggttaaaagaatggataacgttattaaataaaaaacttctaatgttagaaggccatggaaaaaaattcggctggcatgcatatttgtactatgaaaaaaagaagatggacggtcttttctctcaccattatataaggagtagcttattaaatgtgtggataaagtacaagaaatatggtgatgagaggagacctttatggatagtgccggctgaagtgataaagttaacggccaaaacagtcaaggaaaaacaactatcatacaaccagttactaaaaatacaaagcgggaaaatagaattgaaaactgcagaagaactaaactataaatatgattggtttcaaatgcaacaaataaaaagtttgatggagaatgatatcaaagctgaaggaataaggaaagaacaaacagaaatggaaagagttctgcttggagataatgagaaattaatttcaaaagtgtacaaattacttttacaatgggctacagaagatgaagtagtgaaatctcaaatgataaaatgggcaattaatgtaaataaagaaataaagatggaatcttgggaatatctgtggaaaaattccatgaaactcgcaacatgtcatagtattaaagagaactgttttaagatgatgtatagatggtatatgactccaaaaaaattagcaaagatgaacaataagatgccagataggtgctggaaatgtaaaaagcatgaaggttctttctaccatatgtggtggacttgtgaaagagctaaaatgttttggcaaatgattcaacaagagatatctaagatcctgggatatgaattcaataaagaggcagagatttttctgctgggattacaaatggaaaaatttccaaaagaagatagaacattaatatggtacttgctctcagctgctaggacattgtatgcgcagttgtggaagcaagaaaaaataccagaaaaatgggactggattatgaaagttatgccatggagtgaaatggacaaattaacaagaaaattaagagactgtgatttagaactttttaaccaagagtggaagaaattcagaagatatgtagagaaagagtggaaaataaaaggacattggacaatttttgaggattaagatttttaagataacaatataactcttgaagggggttcttcttccctatgtttcttttttgtttcgttttttttcttgatagttaagggtacctttaatatctgtttttttaaagaaaataacactggcgggggtcaagtaattgggggaggggtgggagaaagtaagatgtggggtagaatgatggtctttttcttaatatatattaagctttttataagttgtagttatagttctactaccatatgttactaataaaattgtttattcactataagccaagccagctggcagcttggagaatgcacttaaatttaaagttgctttcttttcacctctcccccatctatttgtctctCTCCCTTGTGGCTGTCCAACGCttatattttgtggctctcaaacatcagacatttattctatgtgactcttacattaagcaagtttggctacccttgtCTTAGAGAgacccatcatactttttaagttactttctcctatgtggccagccacagtggcatgatgaggaTTTTCAGCTCCCTTGAAAGTCACTCTCAGGGTTGCATTTTAACAGAAAAATGCTGTTGCATGATGCATGAGATACTGGAATCTGAAGCTGGAGACAATCAGCCCAATGCGCAGAGAATCTCTTTGCCTTTGATTCTGTATTTATTTTCCCTTATGAATGTTCTCTGTGCTTACTGTTAATTTTCTACAACTCCTTTTGAGCACAGAAACTTATAAATCAtatataaaaagataaaggtaatcccctgtgcaagcaccagtcgttttcgactttggggtgacatcgctttcacaacgttttcacagcagactttttgcggggtggtttgccattgccttccccagtcatctgcactttccccccagcaagctgggtactcattttaccgacctcggaaggatggaatgctgagtcaacctggagctggctacctgaacccagcttctggtgggatcgaactcaggtcatgtgcagagcttagactgcagtactgcagctttaccactctgcaccatataaatcacatatacatatacatatatatacatgtgtgtgtgtgtatatgattTATAGGTTTCTGTGCTCAAAAGGAGTTGTAGAAAATTAACAGTGTATGTATGGAAACAGTGTATGTATGGAAAATTAACAGTGTAtgtatggatgtgtgtgtgtgtgtgtgtgtgtgtatatatatatatatatacacacacacacacatacatagacAAGTTTCCAGTGCCTTGTTTTCCAAAGGAAACTGATCCTGATGAAGCtatcttgttttaaacaattttattggtaacttatgataataatttccattaataacttctatcccatatgcttctttctaattacccctccccccgttacttgacccccgccagtgttatttactcaaaatactaacattaaaaggtacctttaattcctaagaactaaaattaatattcttctttcttctaaagtgtaatcattatcaaaaattgtccaatgtccttttactttccactcgtcttctacataacttctaaattttttccactcccttttaaaatcttctaaatcatagtctcttaaagttcttgttaatttgtccatctcattccatgtcataacttttacaatccaatcccatttttctggtattttttcttgcttccataactgatGAAGTTAGCTTGAAATGGATACTGTTCAGGAAGAAGTGAGAGAATGCAGCAGTAATACAAAAAGAGTCTGGAAGACAGCCCTAAAACTTTGACTTTGAAAGTTGAAGTGCAGAGTTTCAATACACAGTTTGGGCTTGTGTCAGGTGTCAAATGTGTGCATTCCTGTACAAGTGTTTGGAAAGcagagatcacaaaagtatgagCAGCTGTTGGAAAGTAATGGGCTCCTGTTCTCAAAAAGTGGTTGGAATGCTGAATGGCATAGCTAGTCTGTTGAAATAAATGTCTTGTGGGCATCTTGAATTACTTTTGAAATGTGGGAGCCACTACTGTGTACCTCTTGCTTAAGTAAAGCCAGAAACCCCATGCTATGTTGTGAAGGGTTCTTCTCCATTCCAGAAATGTGGGAAGGAGCCATGCTTCTGTGCAACGAGAGCACTCTGCATTTTCTTGGTTGGCTCCAGGCGTCGTTTtagacaggagctcacaggagcggagctcctgAACcgctacattttattgtgctctttctttcttaaccccccccccccccaatacttgcttctgggctccattgttcaaaaccccctgtgagaattttgctgaactctaagatttgacaaactttctcatatttccccacacaaaaaatgggaaaagaaccaaaacgtataaagcagacagatggaaatcttcatcatgccactgtggccacataggagaaagtaattttaaaagtatgatgggagtaaggttttataatgacaatgataattcgagaagcactttaaggtagatgctgagctgatctaattgagttgcgctaatgagctctggcatctcctTTTCTACTGAATGGCCCCTGCTTGGCTCCcatccctggtcagtacttggatgggagccaaCGAAGAAAATGtaaagctgtgacacagaaacagacaatggcaaaccattgtctgaatgtctcttgccttgaaaaccctacaaggttatCAAGTCAGCTGTCACTCaacagcccacccccccaccccccaaaaaagaggtggtggtcaatactccctctaagccatggagtcttctgagcaaaaattctacgttgtgagctactggcattaaagttgtgagctgctgcagaaattagtttgctttgggggcatttttcctgagctaagacaaaaatgtgtgagccagagctaaaaaactgtgagccagctcacaataactcagcttagagggcacactggtggtggtggtttaaTGCTTTATTGTTCAACAAGCACTTAGTGATAACCTTTCATTGACTGTCACTCACCaaggaaaagagccccgtggcgcacagtgttaaagctgcagtattgcagtcctaagctctgctcacgacctgagttcgatccccagcggtagctgggtttttaggtaaccggctcaaggacggttgactcagccttccatccttccgaggtcggtaaaatgaggacccagctttctgggggggaagtgtggatgaccagggaaggcaatggaaaaccaccctgtaaaaagtctgccgcaacgtcaccccagagtcgaaaacgactggtgcttgcacaggggacctttccttttcccaccaaGTATACAACATTCTGTTTGAATGACCCTCCCCTCAACCCCTAGAATATACTAGAATATTCAAACATCATGCCAGGCAACTTTAGGTGCAGGCCGACTTACGATGCATATGTTAGACAtttgaatggcaggcatcttttaagcggggagggggggaggatttggggtttgctattttatttttggttttagctgaaaatgtttttaactatGACTGTAAACCACCTTGAACCACAAagaaagatggaatataaatgttttgataagGCCTGAATGTAATTGCTTATGGCCTTACACAAATTCATGTTTTCAAGTTCTTTGGTATGGTTCTTTGTCTCTTGATCATAGACAAACTTGAAAGAGCGGTTTGCTTTTCTTCCTATTAAACGCCAACTATTTTgcaatgtttttctaaaatctaTGTTGTCTGACAGGAACAGAAAACGTACAGAAGGCAGAAGATGTATTTCCATTACTTAGTCTGGTTTTGGATTCCTCTCTCCCTCGCTGACTCCGGAGTTCATCATCTTTGCCAGAAAATCTGCTTTTGCAAAGAGGGGGCTCTGTTTGTGAACTGCTCTGGAATCAGTGTTAGCTCAGACCTCACGTTTCCCCCTGAGACAGAACACTTGGACCTGTCGAACAGTAACTTATATTCCATCCCCAGCAGAGGCCTTAGGTCACTCTGGAAGTTGCAGGTTCTCCTTCTGAGAGACAATTACATCAGCAGAATTGAGGAGAGAGCATTCGTCTCCCTTGAAAGACTCCATAAACTTGATATTTCTGAAAATGAAATTGCATTTCTCGGAAACAGTTTTTCTCTGGGACTCGTTTCTCTCCATGAACTCAGTTTGGCCTCCAATAGGCTGCAGAAGCTACACTACAAGAGCTTCAGGAATTTTGAAAACCTTCAGAAGCTTAATCTGCAAAACAATAATATATCTTCGATAGAGACAGGTGCTTTCCGCAGCCTCACCCGTCTGCGCCAACTTTATCTTCAGAACAACCGCCTTCACATCCTCCACAATGGAATATTTTCTATGCTGCAGCACTTAGAAGTTTTGAACTTGGAGGGGAATGTGATAAAACACATCGCTCCGGGAGTCTTTACTTCGTTAAGCAGCCTCACAATACTGAACTTGGTCCAAAACAAAATCGAACACATTCGATTCAAAACGTTCCTTTCCCTCCAGACACCCGGAACTCACATCTTGCTCTCGAACAATCCGTGGTTTTGTGACTGCGACCTTCAAAGGGTTTTTGCAAAACTGCACAGTGTCCGAAGGCTGATATTGGATGACTATCATAATGTGACATGCTTGGAGCCCCAGGTTCTGAGAAACCTTCCCCTGTCTTCGGTAGATTCCCAGTTGTGCATTGCAGAGACGGTGACAGTTCTTGTCATAACATTCACAGTCTTTGTTACAGTGGTAGCTGCCATTGTTATGGCAGAAAGGAACAGAAAGAAAAGGACGGGCAAGCACTGGAGTGAGGACAGTGAAGTCTCCTATGAATCTCATCACTGATGGAACTGTTGGCAATCTTGCGATCTTTCTGCTACTGTGTATTTTGCAAAactcaggccttttttgtagcaggaactcatttgcatattaggccacaccccactcctcctcctccatattagccaatcctccaagaccttacagggctcttcgtacagggcctactgtaagctccaggaggattggctacatcgggggtggggtgcggcctaatatagagttcctgctataaaaagaaGTCCTGGCAAAACTTAAATGATAACTTCTTTAGGTCAAAATGTAAATGTACATCTAGTACTTCTTGTATCACCTCAGTTATTATTACCCCAAACTTTTGTATTCCTTTAATGTTGATTTTCTCGTTATTCTGAAACAACTTTTTAAGTACCGTACATCTCCATTCATTTATGCTTTGGAATTATGACAAAATCAATATAATCTTCTATCAAATTTATGGATAATGATCTTTTGTAAGGAGTGAGATAGTGTTGAATTGCCTTTTTATAGGTGTTGTGTTAACACACTGAAAACCATTAATCttctataacaacaacaacaaaaagcctgcagCTCTCTAGAATATCTGATCCTAAATCTTTTTCTCATTTGGCAATGCAAGATTTGCCTTGATTTGTATAAAAGTATATTTGTATTTTGCAATTATTAATGAACTGAGACTTGGTGTAACTTTAAAAGCCTCGGGTATATTTATTTGAAAGAATAATTTTTAATACCCTTATTTTAAAATATAGGCTCTACTATTGTCACGTGGTTCAACAATAATACTAGAGAAGTGCCAGTACAAATGTCAGTTTAGTCTAACAATGCATCT contains:
- the LOC132585933 gene encoding insulin-like growth factor-binding protein complex acid labile subunit, which translates into the protein MYFHYLVWFWIPLSLADSGVHHLCQKICFCKEGALFVNCSGISVSSDLTFPPETEHLDLSNSNLYSIPSRGLRSLWKLQVLLLRDNYISRIEERAFVSLERLHKLDISENEIAFLGNSFSLGLVSLHELSLASNRLQKLHYKSFRNFENLQKLNLQNNNISSIETGAFRSLTRLRQLYLQNNRLHILHNGIFSMLQHLEVLNLEGNVIKHIAPGVFTSLSSLTILNLVQNKIEHIRFKTFLSLQTPGTHILLSNNPWFCDCDLQRVFAKLHSVRRLILDDYHNVTCLEPQVLRNLPLSSVDSQLCIAETVTVLVITFTVFVTVVAAIVMAERNRKKRTGKHWSEDSEVSYESHH